GCACCAGCCTTGCCGATAGCCAATGTCGCCACTGGCATGCCACTTGGCATTTGCACGGTTGAGTAAAGTGCATCAACGCCGCTTAGAGCTGAGCCAGCCATTGGTATGCCGATCACTGGTTTTGTTGTATTTGCAGCGATCGCACCAGCTAGGTGAGCTGCCATGCCAGCAGCTGCGATGAATACTTTTGCACCCTTTTTCTCGGCATTTGCGACGTATTCGCTAGTTCTTTTTGGGCTTCTGTGGGCTGAGCTGATTATCAGCTCATATTTTACGCCAAATTTCTCCAGAGTCTTTGCCGCCTCGCTAACGATCTCATAGTCGCTTTTACTTCCCATTATAATAGAAACAAATTTCATATCTTCTCCCTTAAAAAACTAAATTTTGGCAGCTTAACGCTGAGATTTATCTCATTTTCATTGCCACTATGAATTTCACTCATGACCTTGCCTTTTTTGGTGATGAGCTGTTTAAATTTGATAAATTTCTTGCCATCTTGTGAATAGACCTTTGAAATTTCATTTTCACTATCATCTATGTGTGAGCCAGTTGGCGCCACGATCTCGTAGCTCTTATCTGGGAAAATTTTATACTTGCACTTAAAAAACTCACCGTCTTCACTTATAGCATTTACCTGATGAGTGCCCTCTTCTAGGCTGCTCGTGTGATTTTGCGTATCGGTTCGCTCATAAGGTCTATGCACCAAGTAGCCGTCCGTAAAACCGCGATTTTTCAGCGTATTTATCTCATTTTCATAAATTTGCGCGTCAAATTTATCATCCATGGCATCATCTATCGCCATTTTATAGGCTCTTGCCGTGCAGGCTGCGTAGTACTCGCTCTTTGTGCGGCCCTCTATCTTAAAGCTGTCAATGACACCGCTACCAACGATCTCTTTGATGTGTGAGATGAGGCAAAGATCTTTTGAGTTCATGATGTGAGTGCCGTTTTCGTCCTCTTCTAGGCGGAAAAGCACGCCGCTCTCTTCATTTTTGGCGTAGAGTTCATACTTAAATCTGCAGTCATTTGCGCAGCTGCCGCGGTTTGACATACGTCCGCTTTGCACTGAGCTTACTAGGCACCTGCCAGAGTAGGCAAAGCACATCGAGCCATGGACGAAAATTTCAATGTCAAGGGTTGGAATTTCCTCTTTTATCTTTATAACATCTTTTAAATTCATCTCGCGTGCCACGACGATGCGTTTTGCGCCCATGTCGTGATAAATTTTGGCGTCCAAAACGTTCATAACGTTTGCCTGAGTTGATAGGTGTATCTCGATATCTGGAGCGATCTCTTTTGCTAGGCTCATGACACCTGGAGTTGCGATGATAAAGGCGTCTGGCTTCATCGCCGAGATGGTTTGCAGGTGCCTTTTTAGCGGCTCTATCTGAGAGTTGAAAGGAAAGGCATTTATGGTCGCATAAAATTTCTTTCCCTTTTCGTGTGTGTAGTCTATCGCCTCTTTGAATGTTTCAAGGTTAAACTCCCTTGCCGATCTAGTCCTTAGCGAAAAGCTAGCCACCGAACCATAAACAGCGTCGGCTCCGTATTCAAGGGCGATTTTAAGTTTTGTTAAATTTCCAGCTGGAGATAAAAGCTCAGGCTTTTTTAGCACTATTTTTTACCTAGACTTTCTATCAAGGCTTCGATGTCATCGTTGCTGACAAGGTTTTCAGTCGTTGTATCACCAGCGATATGAACAGCAGATCCCACGCGCTTATCATCATCGATACGACCTTCAAACAATGTATTCATATATTTGCTAAGCGCCCTCATAACGTTGATAACACGCTCTATCTTTTGTCTGTGGATGTCTTGATACTGCATCATATCCATAGCCATCATGATCTCATCTTGTCCCATTTGTAAATTTGAGATGATATTATCTATCGTGCCAAGAAGCGAGTTATTTTTCTCTAAAGCTTCGCTAAATGCAGCGATATTTGGAAATTTCTCACTTAGTGTCGTAAATAGCTCAACGTTTGAGTTTATCGCGTCTTTTAGGCTATTTGAGTCGCTCTCAGCGTCCATAAAAAAGTTATTTATAGTCTCAAGCTTGTCAAACATCTGAGTAGCTTTCTCTTCGCTATCTCTTGTCACATCGTCAAGCTGATGTACCATTTTATGGTCTTCAGTCGGTGGTGGTGGTGGCCAAACGCCGTCCGCACTCACTCTGTAGTTTTCGCTCTGTTTTGAGCTACTCTCTGACTTTGCTTGTGGCTCATCTGCTTTAGCACTCATTGCCTCTGCAACTTCTGCTACCTCGTCTATATCCTCTTTGACGTCCGCGACCTCTTGGCTGGCATCTTTAGTATCACCTAAATCATCCTCTAATCCGCCCGCCATAAGCGCGTCAAGTTCCTCTTGGGTCATAAAAGCTCCTAATAAAATTTGCCTTGATTATATAGGATTTAAATAAAAAGAAAGTTTAAAAAGTATGCGTTTATCTTTAAATTTATCAAATTTTAGGTAGCATTTTTGAAAAATAAACGACTTTAAAAGGCTAAAAATGACCGTCGATCTTCACAACCACACACCGCTTTGCAACCACGCAGTTGGCGAACCGCTAGAATTTGTGAGATGCGCCATAAAAGCTGGCACAAGATACTTTGGCTTTAGCGATCATGCACCGATGAACTACGATGAAGCTTATAGAATGAAATTTGAAGAGATGCAAAGCTACGAAGACGAAATTTTACGTTTAAGAGAGGAATTTAGCGGTGAGATAGAAATTTTACTTGGCTACGAGATGGACTTTTTAGATGGCTTTATGGATGAGCGAGTTTTTGCTAGAAAGGTTGATTATCTAATAGGCTCTGTGCATTTTTTTAACGGCTGGGCGTTTGACAACCCTGAATTTATCGGCGATTACGAGGGCAAAGACTTGGATCAAATTTGGCAAGAGTATTTTGACCACATAGAAAGGTCAGCTAGGCTTGGTAAATTTGACATCATGGGGCACATCGATCTTTTAAAGCTATTTAAATTTTTACCAAAAAAAGATGTCAGGATCCTAGCCAAAAACGCGATAAAAGCGATAAAAGAGGCAAATTTAGTAGTTGAGATAAACGCAGCTGGTTTTAGAAAGCCTATCGGCGAGCAATATCCAAGCGTAAATTTACTTGAGCTAATTGCCGAAAATGACATAACCATCACCTTTGGCTCAGACGCTCACGCCAAAGAAGATATCGGCAAAAACGGCGAAATTTGCGAGCAGATAGCTAGAAATTTGGGATATTCAAAGTGTGCGATATTTAAAAATAGAGATAGAGAATTAGTAAAATTTTAGTTTGGGGTCAAATAAAATATAAAGATAATCTTAAATATAAAATTTTGTGATACAATACGAAAATTAAAAACCAGAAGGAGATAAAAAATGGGAAAATTTGTCCAAAACATCGATCATTTTTTTGATTTTTGCAAAGAAAATGAAGTTAAATTTGTAGATTTTAGATTTACCGATCTAAACGGCGCTTGGCACAGCATAAGCTACAACATAAAAGCTGTTACAAAAGAGAATTTCACAAACGGCATCCCAATGGACGCTAGCTCGATGAACGGCTGGCAGCCTATCGACAAGAGCGATATGATAATGAAGCCAGAAGCGACATCGGCGTTTTTGGACCCATTTACCTCTGATATCACAGTCGTTGTTTTTTGCGATATCTACGACATTTACAAAGGTCAAATTTATGAAAAATGCCCTCGCTCGATCGCAAAAAGAGCGATGCAATATGTAAAAGATAGCGGACTTGGCGACGAGGCATATTTTGGCCCTGAGAATGAATTTTTTGTATTTGACAACGTCAAAATCATCGATAGCCCAAACTGCGCGATGTATCAAGTAGATAGTGAAGAAGGCGAGTGGAACGACGCTGCAGACTTCAAAGATAGCTACAACACAGGTCACCGCCCACGCAGAAAGGGCGGCTACTTGATGACTCAGCCAATCGACAGCATGGTCGATCTAAGGGCTGAAATGATGCAAGTTTTAGAGCAAGTTGGTCTTGAAGTATTTTTAGGACACCACGAGGTCGCACAAGGTCAAGGCGAGATCGGCGTGAAATTTGGCAACTTAGTCGAGGCTGCTGACAACGTTCAAATTTACAAATACGTCGTTCGCATGGTCGCTCACCTAAACGGCAAAACAGTTACATTTATGCCAAAACCGCTTTATGGCGACAACGGCAGCGGTATGCACGTGCACCAATCAGTCTGGAAAGATGGTAAAAATTTATTTTATAAAGAGGGCAACTACGCAAATTTAAGTGACTTTGCAAGGCACTACATCGGCGGCGTTTTAAAACACGCAAGAAGCGTTGCAGCTTTCACAAACCCGAGTACAAACAGCTACAAACGTCTAATCCCGGGCTTTGAAGCGCCATCTATCCTCACCTACTCTAGCCAAAACCGCTCGGCTAGCATCCGCATACCTTACGGCGCTGGCGAGAAGTCAGTTAGGGCTGAGATGAGATTCCCTGATAGCACGGCAAACCCTTACCTAGCCTTCTCAGCGATGCTAATGGCAGGCCTTGACGGCGTTAAACACAAATACGAGCCAGTTGGTCCGATGGATGAAAATTTATTTAAACTTCACCTCGATGAGATCAGAGAACGCGGCATAGAGCAGCTCCCACACACACTTCGTGGTAGCCTTGAAGCGCTTATCCGCGATAACGAATACCTAAAACCGATAATGAGCGATCTTTTCATCGACACTTATCAGCACATGAAATTTGAAACTCAGGTTTGGCCTTACGAAGCACGTCCAACCGCTTATGAGTTTAAGACTTGCTTCTCTTGCTAAAACGCAATCTCCAAGCTTTTTTGGGCTTGGAGATTTTTTTTAATCAAATTTAAAATATAAAATCCTGCGACTATTAAATTTAAATCTAAATCCGATAAGCATTATCGCTTAGAAATTTTTTAACTACAACAGATAAATTTTAAATTTAAAAATATAAAGTCTATATAGTTAAATTTTGGTCTAAATTTGGCTTTACGAATAAGAATAAATTTTAAATTTAATAAGCCCAAACTCATGCAAATTTAGAAATTTAAGCTCATATCCAAAAAAGCCATGGCGGATAAATTTAAGACTTCAAGCTTTAAATATAAAAAACAAAAACACCTATCTAAATTTTGGCTACTTTTGTTTAGAAAATTTTTGTCCAAAAGGATAATTTAAAAAAATTAACAAGTCATAGACATTGTAAATTTGTTTTTTTAGTTTAGAGATTTTTGCCTAGCAAAAAAATGGTCATAGCAGATAAATTTTTGGCTTTAAATTTAAGCATCAAAAACAAAAACAACAAGCTAAATTTGACTAATTTTATTTAGAAATTTTTGCTTTAGAAAGGTTACATTTAATAAGCCTAAGTTCATGCAAATTTAGAAATTTAAGTTTATATCCAAAAAAACCGCATCGGATAAATTCTTAAACTTCAAATTAGAAATATAAAAATCCTACGGCGGTTAAAAATTTGAATTAAATTTTTATTTTTGCAAACAGGGGATAATTTACCATAATTTTTAAATTTATCTGCCTCATTAAAAAGTTCAAATTAATAAGCTCTAGCTCTTTTTAAATTTTTGCAATATAAATTTGAGATTTTTATTTAGTCAGGATAGCAACAGCAGATAAATTTATTAAAAAAGCTAAATTTGACCACTTTTATTTAAAAATTTACGCCAGAAAAGTCAAATTTAAAGCGCTAAATAAAGCAAATTTACAAAACAGCCAAACCCCTAGCTATTTTGCACTTCAGGCTGTCCAAAGAGCCTATTTGCCTCTTTTATCACACCCTCTTCTCTTTGCTTTTTAAGCTCTTCTGGGCTCTTGCTCTGACTTAGCGACATCAGCTCTTTTGCAAAGTCATTTTGTGGCTGAGATAGCGCATTTACCTCGGTTTGTCGTGCCACAACAGGCTCTTTTACTGGCTCATCTTTTTGCTCGTCTTTCTGCCTAGCCTTTATCTTGGCGATCTCCTCGTCAAGGTAGCTATATTTATCCTGTGGCTCTTGTGGTTTAGTTTGAGGCTCAGGCTTTGCGGCAGGAATTTGTGTTTTGGCATTTACAATCTTGATCTTTTTACCAAAAATTGTATGTAAAATTTCATGCATTACGCCCCAGCTTTTTTTGAAAAACGCGAGCTCATCGCCAGTTGCATTGACGACCAAGCCAAGCTCATTTTCATTTAAAAAGCTAAAACTTATGTGATTTTTAAAAATTTCTCCAAGCTCAAAGCTTCTATCATAAATTTTTGCCACAAACTGCTCGTATGGCGTCTTTGGCGCCTCTTTTATGGCTAAAATTTGCTCACTCACACCAGCTTTTGGCTCCAGGGTCACGCTAGGCTCGCTTTTAGCAAGCTTTATCGCTTCATCGATATCTTGCAGATTTAGCGCCTCTATCATCATAAAAAGCATAAGCATCAATACAAAGCCGTTGTCACTTGATACGCTTAGCATCGACTTTGCCTGCGCCAAAATCCTAAAAAATCTCTCATATATAAGAAGCGAAAATTTTGGGTCGTTGTCTAAAAATCTCTGCTTTAAATTTGCCAAAATTTCATCTATGATCATCTCTGGCTCATAGGTCTCAAGCTCGGTCACAAGCACTCTAATGGCGTTTTTATCGGCATTTGCGACGTGCTCGATGATCTGCTCGATCCTACTTGGATCAAGAAGTCCGAGCATCGCTGCCACGCTTGATTTTGTGATATTGCCAGCGCTATAAATGATAGCTTGATCAAGCAGCGTTAGCGTATCTCTTAGCGAGCCGCCGCCGCTTCTAGCTAGTATCTCAAGCGCCTCCCTCTCGTAGCTCACGCCCTCTTTGCTAAGGATAAATTCAAGATGTTTTACGATCTCATATCTGCTTATCTGCTTAAATCTAAAATGCTGCGTCCTTGAAAGCACCGTCGTTGGAAGCTTAAGCGGGTCGGTAGTTGCAAGGATAAATTTAACGTAGCTTGGCGGCTCTTCAAGCGTTTTAAGGAGGGCATTAAACGCCTCTTTTGTTAGCATATGCACTTCGTCGATGATGAAAATTTTATATCTAGCAGCCGTAGGAGCGTACTTTGTCTGCTCGATGAGTTCTCTTATGTCGTCGATCTTTCTGTGGCTAGCTGCGTCCATCTCGATGATGTCCATGTGGCGCGACTCATTTGCCATCACGCACTGCGCGCAGACCTCGCAAGGCCTAGAAGTTGGCCCTTTCTCGCAGACCAAAGCCTTTGCAAATATCCTAGCGCTCGATGTCTTGCCGCTTCCCCTAAGGCCTGAAAACAAATAAGCATGGCTCACTCTGTTCTCATCAAGTGCGTGGGTTAGGCTCTTGCTTACGGCTTCTTGTCCGATGAGCTCGTCAAAATTTTTTGGTCGATATTTTAGGGCTAGTGCTTGCAACTGCTTTCCTTTTTGCAATTTTAATTTGCTGATTTTATAAAAAAAGGCATAAATTTATGGTTATGATAAAGTTAAATTTTGCTAAATTTAAGCCAAACTTTAGCGAGAAGGATAAATTTGCAAGCATTTATATCTGGATTTTTCACCTCTTTATCGCTCATTTTAGCCATTGGCGCGCAAAACGCATTTGTGCTAAAACAGGGCATCAAAAGAGAAAATATCTTTATCATCTGCCTTATTTGCGCTATTAGCGACGCTGTCTTGATCTTTGCGGGAGTTTTTGGGCTTGGCAGCCTCGTGCAAAACTTCCCCATCATCAAGCAAATAACCCTATATGGCGGCTTCTTATTTTTGCTATTTTACGCGCTAAAGAGCTTTCACTCATGCTTTTTCAAGGATCTTCGCATGGATACGAGCAGCGATTATGCCAGATCAAATTTAAAGAAAAATATCCTTTTAACTCTCGCATTTACTTGGTTAAATCCTCACGTCTATCTTGACACGATGATACTAATAGGCTCGGTTTCGACTAAATTTAAAGATGAAAATTTGATATTTGGCGTGGGTGCTAGCCTTGCTTCATTTTGCTTTTTCTTCGCACTTGGCTATCTGGCTAGGTTTTTAGCACCCATCTTTGCAAGGCCTATCTCTTGGAAAATTTTAGAGTTTTTTGTCGGCCTCATCATGCTCGCCCTTGCTTTCATGCTCGTTTTTGCTAGCTTCTAGCCTCTTTTTTAGCGCCTCTTTTTTGCGAAGTTCGAGCTGGTAGGCTTCATTTAGCGCGTCTTCGCCATCTAAATTTGCTCCGTCTAAAAATTTGCGGTAGTCTTCAAACTGCCTATTTTTTATCCCCCAAAGCACGCCAAAAAGCAGGGCCGCCCCCATCAAAACAGAGATAAAAACAAGCATCGCAAGAGTCGTTGTATCCACTATTTATCCTTAAATTTTCTAACTATAAAAAGCGAGTTTAGTATCACACTAAGCGAGCTTGCCGACATAAAAAGCGCGGCAAATAGCGGCA
This genomic stretch from Campylobacter concisus harbors:
- a CDS encoding peptidase U32 family protein; translated protein: MLKKPELLSPAGNLTKLKIALEYGADAVYGSVASFSLRTRSAREFNLETFKEAIDYTHEKGKKFYATINAFPFNSQIEPLKRHLQTISAMKPDAFIIATPGVMSLAKEIAPDIEIHLSTQANVMNVLDAKIYHDMGAKRIVVAREMNLKDVIKIKEEIPTLDIEIFVHGSMCFAYSGRCLVSSVQSGRMSNRGSCANDCRFKYELYAKNEESGVLFRLEEDENGTHIMNSKDLCLISHIKEIVGSGVIDSFKIEGRTKSEYYAACTARAYKMAIDDAMDDKFDAQIYENEINTLKNRGFTDGYLVHRPYERTDTQNHTSSLEEGTHQVNAISEDGEFFKCKYKIFPDKSYEIVAPTGSHIDDSENEISKVYSQDGKKFIKFKQLITKKGKVMSEIHSGNENEINLSVKLPKFSFLREKI
- the ccoS gene encoding cbb3-type cytochrome oxidase assembly protein CcoS: MDTTTLAMLVFISVLMGAALLFGVLWGIKNRQFEDYRKFLDGANLDGEDALNEAYQLELRKKEALKKRLEASKNEHESKGEHDEADKKL
- the purE gene encoding 5-(carboxyamino)imidazole ribonucleotide mutase, translating into MKFVSIIMGSKSDYEIVSEAAKTLEKFGVKYELIISSAHRSPKRTSEYVANAEKKGAKVFIAAAGMAAHLAGAIAANTTKPVIGIPMAGSALSGVDALYSTVQMPSGMPVATLAIGKAGAINAAYLAVQILAIEDEGLASALKADREAKIKALEEDSSKVEVIL
- a CDS encoding histidinol-phosphatase codes for the protein MTVDLHNHTPLCNHAVGEPLEFVRCAIKAGTRYFGFSDHAPMNYDEAYRMKFEEMQSYEDEILRLREEFSGEIEILLGYEMDFLDGFMDERVFARKVDYLIGSVHFFNGWAFDNPEFIGDYEGKDLDQIWQEYFDHIERSARLGKFDIMGHIDLLKLFKFLPKKDVRILAKNAIKAIKEANLVVEINAAGFRKPIGEQYPSVNLLELIAENDITITFGSDAHAKEDIGKNGEICEQIARNLGYSKCAIFKNRDRELVKF
- a CDS encoding chemotaxis protein, whose product is MTQEELDALMAGGLEDDLGDTKDASQEVADVKEDIDEVAEVAEAMSAKADEPQAKSESSSKQSENYRVSADGVWPPPPPTEDHKMVHQLDDVTRDSEEKATQMFDKLETINNFFMDAESDSNSLKDAINSNVELFTTLSEKFPNIAAFSEALEKNNSLLGTIDNIISNLQMGQDEIMMAMDMMQYQDIHRQKIERVINVMRALSKYMNTLFEGRIDDDKRVGSAVHIAGDTTTENLVSNDDIEALIESLGKK
- the glnA gene encoding type I glutamate--ammonia ligase, with amino-acid sequence MGKFVQNIDHFFDFCKENEVKFVDFRFTDLNGAWHSISYNIKAVTKENFTNGIPMDASSMNGWQPIDKSDMIMKPEATSAFLDPFTSDITVVVFCDIYDIYKGQIYEKCPRSIAKRAMQYVKDSGLGDEAYFGPENEFFVFDNVKIIDSPNCAMYQVDSEEGEWNDAADFKDSYNTGHRPRRKGGYLMTQPIDSMVDLRAEMMQVLEQVGLEVFLGHHEVAQGQGEIGVKFGNLVEAADNVQIYKYVVRMVAHLNGKTVTFMPKPLYGDNGSGMHVHQSVWKDGKNLFYKEGNYANLSDFARHYIGGVLKHARSVAAFTNPSTNSYKRLIPGFEAPSILTYSSQNRSASIRIPYGAGEKSVRAEMRFPDSTANPYLAFSAMLMAGLDGVKHKYEPVGPMDENLFKLHLDEIRERGIEQLPHTLRGSLEALIRDNEYLKPIMSDLFIDTYQHMKFETQVWPYEARPTAYEFKTCFSC
- a CDS encoding DNA polymerase III subunit gamma/tau; the protein is MQALALKYRPKNFDELIGQEAVSKSLTHALDENRVSHAYLFSGLRGSGKTSSARIFAKALVCEKGPTSRPCEVCAQCVMANESRHMDIIEMDAASHRKIDDIRELIEQTKYAPTAARYKIFIIDEVHMLTKEAFNALLKTLEEPPSYVKFILATTDPLKLPTTVLSRTQHFRFKQISRYEIVKHLEFILSKEGVSYEREALEILARSGGGSLRDTLTLLDQAIIYSAGNITKSSVAAMLGLLDPSRIEQIIEHVANADKNAIRVLVTELETYEPEMIIDEILANLKQRFLDNDPKFSLLIYERFFRILAQAKSMLSVSSDNGFVLMLMLFMMIEALNLQDIDEAIKLAKSEPSVTLEPKAGVSEQILAIKEAPKTPYEQFVAKIYDRSFELGEIFKNHISFSFLNENELGLVVNATGDELAFFKKSWGVMHEILHTIFGKKIKIVNAKTQIPAAKPEPQTKPQEPQDKYSYLDEEIAKIKARQKDEQKDEPVKEPVVARQTEVNALSQPQNDFAKELMSLSQSKSPEELKKQREEGVIKEANRLFGQPEVQNS
- a CDS encoding LysE/ArgO family amino acid transporter; translation: MQAFISGFFTSLSLILAIGAQNAFVLKQGIKRENIFIICLICAISDAVLIFAGVFGLGSLVQNFPIIKQITLYGGFLFLLFYALKSFHSCFFKDLRMDTSSDYARSNLKKNILLTLAFTWLNPHVYLDTMILIGSVSTKFKDENLIFGVGASLASFCFFFALGYLARFLAPIFARPISWKILEFFVGLIMLALAFMLVFASF